The Mugil cephalus isolate CIBA_MC_2020 chromosome 11, CIBA_Mcephalus_1.1, whole genome shotgun sequence genome includes a window with the following:
- the LOC125016900 gene encoding glycogen synthase kinase binding protein — protein MRNKGRPPTRRDLVQSTTRQPLFTNEGAAVGSERLAALIHPENELDIPQKLAASAAMPCRRENYILLEQSVTVDSKEVDALVTKIGEALQLQNNNGGGHQKTVSVSVSCLHGSGKPAPSLSGISAAAPVQKRHGCCMRLRSRGHRGSSRASPYHIPGSNGEQDWDQIRPWTRKRINVEEDDPHRLLQELILSGNLIKEAVRRLQFSAADCGDFPRAADNVTC, from the coding sequence ATGAGAAACAAGGGTCGCCCTCCCACCCGTAGGGACTTGGTACAGTCCACAACACGTCAGCCATTGTTTACAAATGAAGGAGCTGCCGTTGGTTCCGAGCGGCTCGCGGCTCTCATTCACCCCGAGAACGAGCTCGACATCCCGCAGAAACTCGCCGCCTCCGCCGCCATGCCGTGCCGGAGGGAGAACTACATCCTGCTGGAGCAGTCCGTCACCGTGGACTCCAAGGAGGTGGACGCGCTGGTGACGAAGATTGGGGAAGCGCTGCAGCTTCAAAACAACAACGGCGGCGGCCACCAGAAGACGGTGTCCGTGTCCGTGTCCTGTCTCCACGGCTCCGGGAAACCGGCCCCAAGCCTCAGCGGCATCAGCGCGGCGGCTCCGGTCCAGAAACGCCACGGCTgctgcatgcggctccggagccgggGACACCGGGGGAGCAGCCGGGCGAGCCCGTACCACATCCCCGGGTCCAACGGCGAGCAGGACTGGGACCAGATCAGACCGTGGACCAGGAAGCGTATCaacgtggaggaggacgacCCGCACCGGCTCCTCCAGGAGCTCATCCTATCGGGGAACCTGATTAAAGAGGCCGTGAGGAGGCTACAGTTCTCCGCCGCGGACTGTGGAGACTTCCCCCGGGCCGCGGACAACGTGACCTGCTGA